A window of the Oncorhynchus keta strain PuntledgeMale-10-30-2019 chromosome 21, Oket_V2, whole genome shotgun sequence genome harbors these coding sequences:
- the LOC118400444 gene encoding voltage-gated hydrogen channel 1-like, with amino-acid sequence MSKYLRHFTTVGDDHTAQWQDEELHEASEELGPATGQMPQGELSFRDSLKMLYSSNKFQIVVVCLVILDAIFVLVELLIELSIIDLEHGHIAPQVFHYLSLALLTFFMVELAGKLFAYQLEFFHHKFEVFDGLVVIVSFILDVVYTAREEAFDASMGLLILLRLWRVARIINGILVSVKARADRKLHKLKESNDQLVQRVSELQERSGKTEQENSKLRALLRQHDIAY; translated from the exons ATGTCCAAGTACCTGAGGCATTTCACCACAGTGGGTGACGACCACACAGCCCAGTGGCAGGATGAGGAGCTACATGAAGCTAGTGAGGAGCTGGGACCAGCCACAGGACAGATGCCCCAGGGGGAACTCTCCTTCAGAGACTCCCTGAAGATGCTCTACAGCTCCAACAAATTCCAG ATAGTTGTGGTGTGCCTGGTCATCCTGGATGCCATCTTTGTGCTGGTCGAGCTACTGATCGAACTATCAATCATTGATTTGGAGCATGGACACATTGCCCCTCAG GTGTTCCACTACCTGAGTCTGGCTCTTCTCACCTTCTTCATGGTGGAGCTGGCTGGGAAGCTCTTTGCTTACCAGCTGGAGTTCTTCCACCACAAGTTTGAGGTGTTTGACGGGCTGGTAGTGATTGTGTCCTTCATCCTGGATGTTGTGTATACAGCCCGTGAAGAGGCTTTCGATGCCTCTATGGGCCTCCTGATCCTCCTCAGGCTCTGGAGGGTGGCGAGGATAATCAACG GTATCCTGGTGTCTGTGAAGGCAAGGGCCGATCGCAAACTTCACAAGCTGAAGGAGAGCAACGATCAACTGGTCCAGCGAGTTAGCGAGCTACAAGAGCGCAGCGGCAAGACG GAACAAGAGAACAGTAAACTACGGGCTCTCCTGCGACAGCATGACATTGCATACTGA